AGATTTTCCTGGCCACCACCCATATACATGGAAGGGGGATCACTGCCCCACGCAGGTCGCAAGGCCATACTCCCCTGCAGACAGAGGGAAAAAGGGGCTTTTCCACGGCCACCCCCTGAACATCAGAAATCAACAAGTAttctctcaaagaaaaaaaaaaatacagaaatcaattaaaacatttaaatatgaaaaaacataGGGAATTGGGTAGGGTGAGGCAAGAGGAAAGGAACTGGAGTTTCTTGGAAAGAAGGGTCTCCCGTGTCCCCTGCCCATTAATGAACGGGCTTGAGGCCTGGGATACGAGGCTCACACAGTGAGTTTGCAGTGACACAGCTCCTTGTAGATCTGCCGACGAAGTTTGGGCATGTCCTGCTGGGTGAAGCTGAATGGCTGAGACAGGGCCAGGTGCTTGCAGTACTAGGTGTTAACAAAGCAGGCCATGAGAACCACCCACTGAACATCCAATGTCAGGACCTGTGCTACACATTTCTTATGAGATATGTCTCATTTGATCTTTCAGAGAACAGGCCCATTTCACAAACAGAAAGAGCCTCGGTCCTATAGCCTGGGGCTCAAAAAAAGTTTGGCTCTAAATCCAATGTTCTTATTTGGTACATGAAATACCTggtgttaagaaaaagaaaacactttgcaATGGGGGTCCAGAGGCAGGTATATCATAGCCAGAGGCCAAGGACCAGACCCATGCGGGATGGGGAAGTCAGGAGAAGACCAATAAAACCAGGATTTCTACATTCTAACACGTAAGATTACCATTACTCCCTGCTCCCCAAGTGGCTAAGAGCCAAACGAGGGATGTATAACAGCCCCCCGTCTCCCTCCCAACCCTTTAACCCAAGTGACATCTGCTTACCTGCAACACAAAGGCGCCACAATCACTGTCATTATTCTGCCTGGCCACGTTCTAGAGAAGAGAAAGGTAGGCCCTTCACCTGGAGACTGCTAGGGATGTGGCATCAACTTCCTCCTACCATTATGCCCACCACCAACCCCATACCACTCACTCTAGAAACCTACCATTTTGAAGTAACCTTTCCAACCTTGGTGGAAATCCAGCCGGTCTTTTTTCACTGCCTCTGCCTGTAGATACTTGGCAATATGCTATacagatggagaaaaggagaaagtgaatTAATGGTGTGGAGGTCATAGGCACCAAGCCCAGGCTGTTTCTCAAAGACCTGAGACCTACCCTTGTGCCTGGAATGCCTCACCGCTGGACCTCCTCCCCAATTCTCCccatctttcccctcccctcacaaACCTTAGGGCAGCGGCGGTTTAGAGTACGCTGCGAGTCAAAATAGGTGATGGTGCGTCGCCTCACATCAACAGAGATAAGGGACCAATGCACCTCCAGGTGGATGGGGATTAGCAGTAGCTCTTTATTGAAGATGTCCACCTGAGGAGGCAGTGTCAGAGGTCAGGTAAGACAGCAGGAGTCCTACCTACTGCCATGAAGTTCTAAAGAATGAACAAGCAGGCAAAAAGCCAAGTGGGCAAACACAAGACCCAGCCCGCCCCTATATTGTGAGGCAAATCTCAACATCTGGATGTCTACATTCTTGGCATTAGGGAGGAAGACAAGACAGAGAAGAATTGATGTCAGAACAAACACTCGACAGCCCAGAATGTGCCAGGTACTTTTCACACATTAAAGGCACAAGTGCTTAGTAGCTAAGCACCCAAGCTCAGGACTTGGAGCCAGAATACCAGGGTTCAAATTCAGCTCCTCCATCTACTAGCTTATGACCACAGGCAAACTACTTAATAACTCCCTAACCTCAGCTCTCGTATCTGTAAGAGGGTAAAAATAACAGCACCTACCTCACCCAATGTTATAAGGATTAACTAGTAAATATCCATAATGCACTAAGTACAATGCATGGCACCCAGTAAATGTTCAGTGAACACTCACAACAATCCTTCGAGGATGTTCCCGTGTTCAATGTAACAATGAGATAACTGCAGCTTGAAAAAGGaaagtaacttgcccaacatCATAGAACAAATGGCAGAGGAGGGACTCAATACAGGCATAAAAAAAGCCAAGTGCTTTTCACTGTATCTCACTCTGTCTGTACTGCTAGAAGCAGGTCTGCCAGATCCCTGAGGGTGTAGCTCTTGAACCCAGGGGCAGAAATTAAGAAATGCTAGAACCAATGATCCTACATTACTGCAGAAATTTTCTGGCCTTTGAATGGGAGGGCAGGGAAACTAACTGGAGGGAACAAAAGAGCCTTTTCCCCCTCACCAACCCTTCTCTTCCTCTAAGTATTTCCCCCTGTACTTTAGGCCAAAAGCCTAGGCATCACCCTTTTTATTCCTATCTCTTCTTCATTCCCCACATCCAATCTCACTACCTGCAAAACTTGTCCTGTATAAAACTATTTCTATTTCTGCCTTTACCACGTTGGTCCAAGTTTCTCATTTGGATGTCTGTGCAACTATCCTTAATCTGCCTACTTCCACTCTTGTTCCCCTTTCAACTTAACTGAAGAGTTTAAAACATGAAGCACTTCACAGAGCCTGTTTAAAACTCTTCAGTGGCTTCTAGTACACATCGAATAAAAACTACCCTATCCTGCCCGGGCTGGCATTGCTCAgtgtttgagtgctggcctgagattcaaagggtcgctggtttgatttttagtccagggcacatgcctgggttgccagccggGCCAGtggggggcttgtgagaggcaaccacacactgatgtttctcttcctgtctttctcccttcctctctctaaaaaattagataaataaaagcttaaaaaaacccTCTACCCTATCCTTCATGTCTCACACAATATACTCTCTGACCAAATTTTGTACCATTTTCCCTTTGCTCACTCTGCTCCAACCACACAGGCCCACTGTTCCTCAAATGTCCTCTTTTACTTTGTGTCCTACATacttgctgttccctttgcctagaaTACTCTTCCCCCAAATCTGCACATGGCTAGCTCATCATTCAAGCCTCAGCTAAGAGAGGCCTTCTCAGATCACCCAGTATAAAGTACCCACTTATCATGCTGCTACATCACTGTTTTAATCTGTTCACAGCACTTATCACTAGCTGAAACTTAACTTGCTTATTTATTCTCACCCTATAAGGACAAGAAATTTGCCCTACTTAACACTGTATCCTTAGTGCCTAGAACGGTACTTAGCacacagaaaacatttaataaatatttgaaagattGAATTAACAGGGTTGAGGAAAGAGCTCATAAAAATAGAACTCTAAGTCTTTAAAGGCAAGGTGTTAACACAAGTAGATATGCATTCATAACTCACGTTTTTGGTCCACCTTTTCACCCCATCATAACCCTTGGTACGAAGTTTATCATAGAAGAAACTGTTGAAGAAATGCACCTGTaccaatgattaaaaaaaaaaaaaaaaaagagctggatGGAATTAAAAACCTCAAGCCCTCCAAGTGTCCTCTCCATTTCATTACTGCTCTAAACACTGCTTTCAACAACCTGCACTCCAATTCATTgagggcttaaaaaaaaaaaaccaacccactTGTTTTTAACCTTACCCTAGAGCTTCCCATTCCAATTTGTGGGGTTAGCCATAGgggaaaaacaatgaagaatgggggaaagaaaTAGAATTGTTAAGTTCAGGACCAAGATTATAAGTTTGAATTTAACAGATGAccttctcccacctctctccagaaatgggagagaagaaagggactAAAAAGCTGCTCAGAACTGTGGAAATTTTCCTGGGGACTGAAGTACCTGGTTAAGCCTACCTTTTCAGGGACTGTGTCCATGACCAGGTCTCCATACATGTTCATCACCTGGAAAGAAGATGGGAGGCAACTTGCCATGGAGGGTGGACACGGGTACAGGGATCCCCCATGAAGAGGGCCCCAGACACCTTGCTCCCTGAATCCCCTCTAGGgcctgtttctctcctcctcaccTGGTCATTGAGCCAGTTCTGTCCATACAAGGTCCCCAAGTCATCCATGGTCAGCACATGCCGCTTATAGGCCACTCGGAAGCCCCTCACCATGGCATTGCCTGGCATCCGCTGGTATGACTGGATCAACTGTAGCACCAGGCCCTTCCTGAGTAGGCCAAGGGTGGAGTCACACAAAAGACAAGGGGGCTAGGGCACACAAAAATACCTTCTACAGCCTAGGATAAGAGTCTAAACTAATCCTCCTGCCTCTTTTAGGTCATAGGTCCTTTTGGGACCTGCTAAAGGCCTACTCCTCAGAAAGAATCACATGACTACTCAGATATATACAGTATTTCAGGATCCCAGGTAAAGACCTTCCTAGTCGGCTTCCCAGGACTTGGCACAAGCCCTGCACATTACCCCACTTTAGTTCtagcttcttccttttccccaagCACATCGCTATGGCAGAAAAAGGAGCCCTCCTTTAAGTCCCAGCCCTCTTCTAAAGGGCATCTCTTTCATGCCTCACCTGGAAGGCGTAGAAAACTCCTGCTGGAAAATGTCCTCCAATTTCTCTACTACCTCATCAGCGCTGAGAGGGATGAGGCTGCCATAAGTTTGAAGGAATTCATCTAAGATGCCTgaatggaggagggagagaggggtagggTAAGACCTCCAGACTCTGATCGAGGAGTCTGCTGAGGGAAAGAGACTAGGTCCTCCAGGGTTCCTTACTCTGCACGCAGGTCACATGCTCCTCCCGCAGGGGGCTATGCTGGCCAGTTTTCTCCCCAGGCCGCTCTGCCTCTTCTGTAGTGCCCAAATCTGAGCCCTGAAAAAGCTCCTGAGCCACATGGTCCCCGATGCTGCATACATTGCTGATGAGGATGCTGGCATCAGGGGGTGCCAGACTTCGCTCCCCTTCTGGCCCAGGTGGTCCCCCAAAGCCATTGGGCAGAGAACAAGAGAGGAGGCCTGTAGGGCAGAGGAACAAGATGGGGGTGAAAAATTGACTCCGATCAAAGGACAATGGGAAGATCAATATAAACTCAAAGGAATGGAGACTCTAAAGCATGAGGTAAGCATGTCCAGGAGGTAATAAAGGGATAGAAAGAGTTACTAGAGTTGATCCTGAACAATGCAGGTTGGTGACAGCACACCTCCTTCACACACATAACTTTTAACTTCCCCCCAAATTCAGCTTTGCCTCAGTATCCgtgggggattggttccaggatccCTGTGGATACCAAAAACTGCGTATGCTCAAATCCCTTACACAAAAAGGTGGAGAATAATGCATAGAATAAGGCTTCTGCATCCATGGATTCCTAACTGTGGACTGAAAACAGTCTTCAATTCACAATTGGTAAATTTGCAGACATGAAACTCAGGTATGGAGGGCCGACTCCAgatataagtggacccacacagttcaaatccgtactaagggtcaactgtactcacaggagaaaagcaagaaaagacaGTCAGAGAGATGCACCTAACACATTACCTGGCATAAAGCCAAAGGCTCAATAATTAATtagtaaaagcaaaaaaagccTGTAATTGTTTAGT
This window of the Desmodus rotundus isolate HL8 chromosome 9, HLdesRot8A.1, whole genome shotgun sequence genome carries:
- the SENP3 gene encoding sentrin-specific protease 3 — encoded protein: MKETIQGTRPWGPEPSGPGIAPAYSSPRRERLRWPPPPKPRLKSGGGFGPDPASGTTVPSRRLPVPRPSFDASASEEEEEEEEDEDEEEEVAAWRLPPRWGQLGATQRPRPPRSTHRKTCSQRRRRAMRAFRMLLYSKSTSLTFHWKLWGRHRGRRRSLAHPKNHLSPQEGGATPQVPSPCCRFDSPRGPPPPRLGLLGALMAEDGVRGSSPVPSGPPMEEDGLRWTPKSPLDPDSGLLSCSLPNGFGGPPGPEGERSLAPPDASILISNVCSIGDHVAQELFQGSDLGTTEEAERPGEKTGQHSPLREEHVTCVQSILDEFLQTYGSLIPLSADEVVEKLEDIFQQEFSTPSRKGLVLQLIQSYQRMPGNAMVRGFRVAYKRHVLTMDDLGTLYGQNWLNDQVMNMYGDLVMDTVPEKVHFFNSFFYDKLRTKGYDGVKRWTKNVDIFNKELLLIPIHLEVHWSLISVDVRRRTITYFDSQRTLNRRCPKHIAKYLQAEAVKKDRLDFHQGWKGYFKMNVARQNNDSDCGAFVLQYCKHLALSQPFSFTQQDMPKLRRQIYKELCHCKLTV